Proteins from a genomic interval of Toxotes jaculatrix isolate fToxJac2 chromosome 5, fToxJac2.pri, whole genome shotgun sequence:
- the LOC121181772 gene encoding filamin-C-like isoform X2, whose translation MMSNNYGDEQLPPQYYQATDFGEEEDDEMPATEKDLAEDAPWKKIQQNTFTRWCNEHLKCVNKTIVDLQKDFSDGLKLISLLEVLSQKKMYRKHHTRPNFRQMKLENVSVALEFLDRERIKLVSIDSKAIVDGNLKLILGLIWTLILHYSISMPMWDDEDDEETKKLTPKQRLLGWIQNKVPQLPINNFNRDWRDGKALGALVDNCAPGLCPDWAEWDPNKPVQNAREAMQQADDWLGVPQVIAPEEIVDPNVDEHSVMTYLSQFPKAKLKPGAPLRPKQLFPNKVKAYGPGIEPHGNKVLQPAVFTVETLEAGSGEVLVYVEDPEGHKEEAKVKPNNDKNRTYTVTYVPKVEGVHKVKVLFAGQDIDKSPYTVNVAKAMGDPSKVHARGPGLEPTGNVANKPTYFDIYTAGAGNGDVSVVIVDPQGKKDTVELILEDKGDSVFRCTYRPMLEGPHTIHVLFAGQEIPKSPFTVNISEAMNPNACRATGRGLQPKGVRVKEVADFKVFTKGAGSGALNVSVKGPTGAEEQVKVRDAGNGVYECEYYPLKPGKYTVSITWGGQPIPRSPFEVEVGEEAGFQKVRAWGPGLKTGVVGKSADFVVEAIGTEVGTLGFSIEGPSQAKIECDDKADGSCDVRYWPTEPGDYAVHVICDDEDIKDSPFMAHILPAVNDVFPEKVKAYGPGLQPTGVTVNKPTEFTIDARMAGKGHLKIYAQDAEGCTINIKITDRGDGTFLCVYTPVKPIKHTIIITWGEVNVPNSPFRVLVGEGSHPDRVKVYGPGVEKTGLKANEPTYFTVDCSEAGQGDISIGIKCAPGVVGPAEADIDFDIIKNDNDTFTVKYTPPGPGKYTIMVLFADQEIPVSPFKVKVDPSHDAGKVRAEGPGLNKTGVEVGTPTHFTIYTKGAGKAKPEVHFAAAGPGEAVRDFEIIDNHDYSYTVKYTALQQGNMTISVTHGGDPIPKSPFHITVAPPLDIGKVKVEGLDTKVEVGKDQEFSVNTKGAGGQGNVGVKMTSPSGRPIPCKLESDKAKGTHSVKYIPPEEGQYKVDVSYDGNPVMGSPFGVEAVMPADSSKVRAFGPGLQGGIVGKPAPFTIDTKGAGAGGLGLTVEGPCEAKIECQDNGDGTCSVSYLPTEPGEYAINILFAEQHIPGSPFKAAVRPAFDPSKATASGPGLERAKAGEPATFTVDCTRAGDAELTIEIVSETGAKAEVHIQKTAEGTFSVTYIPPFHGAHTITIKYGGHVIPHFPKVLQVEPSVDTSGVHVYGPGVEPRGVLREVTTHFIVDARTLNKVGGNHVKVRIISPSGTNTDNFITDKGDGTYRVEYTAFEDGIHLIEVLYDDAPVPKSPFRVSVVEGCDPTRVRAYGPGLEGGITNKPNCFTVETRGAGTGGLGLTIEGASEAKISCKDNKDGSCSVEYVPFTPGDYDVNINYGGHPIPGSPFRVPVKDPVDPSKVKCSGPGLGTGVRAHVPQTFTADCTQAGQAPLDVKLYGPTGTVEPVGVKNNGDGTHTVHYTPAQDGPYTVAVKYADQEVPHSPFKVMSQPGHDASKVRASGPGLDTKGVSASLPVEFTIDARDAGEGLLTVQILDPEGKPKNATIQDNRDGTYTVSYVPDSTGPYTITIKYGGDEIPYSPYRIQSLPTGDASKCRLTVSIGGHGMSSLQKLQTSEDTVITVDAKAAGKGKVTCKVLTPQGMELDMDVVENHDGTFDIYYTAPEPGKYVITIRFGGQNIPKSPFHVMATNEPVAPRDTVDPLFRPVNFLVPFTPRQGEITGEVRMPSGKTARPHITDNKDGTITIKYQPTERGLHEMDIRYEGNHIPGSPLQFYVDAVNIGVVTAYGPGLSYGMVNKAATFTVVTKNAGEGGLSLAVEGPSKAEITCKDNKDGTCTVSYLPTAPGDYNIIVKFDNKHIPGSPFTAKITGDDSITRTSQLNVGTAADVSLKITETDLSSLTASIRAPSGNEEPCLLKRLPNRHLGISFTPKEVGEHEVSVRKNGMHVANSPFKIMVGQSEIGEASRVKAFGKGLVEAHTFEMAEFFVDTRNAGYGGLALSIEGPSKVDINCEDVEDGTCRVTYCPTEPGSYTVNIKFAEKHIPGSPFTVKVTGEGRIKESITRKRQASSIASVGSTCGLNLKIPGNWFQMVSAQERLTRTFTRSSHTYTRTERTEISKTRGGETKREVRVEESTQVGGGGSPFRDVFGDFLGRESLSSFAGITARPEVESGTQSMTAQVTSPSGKTVDADIVDGGSSTYSVRFIPQEIGPHTVNVKYRGQHVPGSPFQFTVGPMGEGGAHKVRAGGPGLERGVAGAPSEFSIWTREAGAGGLSIAVEGPSKAEISFEDRKDGSCGVSYIVKEPGDYEVSIKFNNEHIPDSPFIVPIATLSDEARRLTVTSLQEKDLKVNQEASFMVQRNGARGVVDAKVHTPSGSSEECYVTELDSDKSAIRFIPRENGVHSIDVKFNGCHIPGSPFNVRVGDPGLIGDPGMVTAHGPGLQGGTTGAPSEFVVNTCKAGSGTLSVNIDGPSKVKMDCRECPEGYKITYTPMAPGNYLITIKYGGPQHIVGSPFKAKITGTRLSGGHSLHETSSVLVETVTKTSKVGGAYSTSSSTTSTKLTSDASKVVCRGTGLSKALVGQKNNFTVDCSKAGTNMLMVGVHGPHAPCEEVYVKHMGNKLYNVTYTVKDKGSYTVIVKWGDDNVPGSPYKVVVP comes from the exons GTTTGTGTCCTGACTGGGCGGAGTGGGACCCAAACAAGCCTGTGCAGAATGCCAGGGAAGCCATGCAACAAGCTGATGACTGGTTGGGTGTGCCTCAG GTGATTGCCCCTGAGGAGATTGTGGACCCAAATGTGGATGAGCACTCAGTGATGACCTACCTGTCTCAGTTCCCCAAGGCAAAACTGAAGCCTGGCGCTCCTCTCAGGCCCAAACAGCTTTTCCCAAACAAGGTTAAAGCCTATGGACCAG GTATTGAACCTCATGGCAACAAGGTGCTGCAACCAGCTGTGTTCACTGTGGAAACTCTGGAAGCTGGAAGTGGTGAGGTCTTGGTCTATGTGGAGGATCCTGAGGGACACAAAGAGGAG GCTAAGGTTAAACccaacaatgacaaaaacagaacCTACACTGTCACCTATGTTCCTAAAGTTGAGGGTGTCCACAAG GTGAAAGTGCTGTTTGCCGGTCAGGACATTGACAAGAGCCCCTACACAGTGAATGTGGCGAAAGCTATGGGTGACCCCAGCAAAGTCCATGCTAGAGGACCAGGTCTGGAGCCGACAGGCAATGTGGCTAACAAACCCACCTACTTTGACATCTACACAGCTG GTGCTGGTAATGGCGATGTCAGTGTGGTCATCGTTGATCCTCAGGGCAAAAAGGACACAGTTGAGCTCATCCTGGAGGATAAGGGTGACAGTGTTTTCCGTTGCACCTATCGTCCAATGTTAGAGGGCCCTCACACCATCCACGTACTGTTTGCAGGCCAGGAGATCCCCAAGAGTCCTTTCACTGTCAACATCTCAGAAG CTATGAACCCAAACGCCTGCAGAGCTACAGGCAGAGGCCTTCAGCCTAAAGGCGTGAGAGTAAAGGAGGTTGCAGACTTCAAAGTTTTCACCAAAGGAGCTGGCAGTGGAGCACTGAACGTCTCAGTCAAAGGACCAA ctggagcagaggagCAAGTGAAAGTGCGAGACGCAGGAAACggtgtgtatgaatgtgaatATTACCCCCTTAAGCCTGGTAAATACACAGTCAGCATCACCTGGGGAGGCCAGCCCATTCCGCGCAG CCCCTTCGAAGTGGAGGTGGGTGAGGAGGCAGGTTTTCAGAAGGTTAGGGCCTGGGGTCCTGGTCTGAAGACTGGCGTGGTGGGAAAGTCTGCTGACTTTGTAGTTGAGGCTATCGGCACTGAAGTTGGAACTTTGG GCTTCTCCATCGAAGGCCCATCACAGGCTAAAATTGAATGTGATGACAAGGCCGATGGCTCCTGTGATGTACGCTACTGGCCCACTGAGCCTGGTGACTATGCTGTCCATGTGATTTGTGATGATGAGGACATCAAAGACAGTCCCTTCATGGCCCACATCCTCCCAGCAGTCAATGACGTCTTCCCTGAGAAG GTGAAAGCCTATGGACCAGGTCTGCAGCCAACTGGTGTCACTGTGAACAAACCAACTGAATTCACCATTGATGCCCGCATGGCTGGAAAGGGTCACCTCAAGATCTATGCGCAG GATGCTGAAGGCTGCACCATCAACATCAAGATCACTGACAGGGGAGACggcacatttctgtgtgtgtacactccTGTCAAACCCATTAaacacaccatcatcatcacctggGGCGAGGTCAACGTGCCCAACAGCCCCTTCAGG GTGCTGGTTGGAGAGGGTTCTCATCCAGACAGAGTAAAGGTCTATGGGCCTGGAGTGGAGAAGACAGGGCTCAAGGCTAATGAGCCAACATACTTCACTGTGGACTGCAGCGAGGCTGGTCAAG GGGACATCAGCATTGGAATCAAGTGTGCCCCAGGGGTGGTCGGCCCTGCCGAGGCAGACATCGACTTTGACATCATCAAGAATGACAATGACACCTTCACTGTCAAGTACACTCCCCCCGGTCCAGGCAAATATACTATCATGGTGCTGTTTGCTGACCAG GAAATTCCGGTCAGTCCATTCAAAGTCAAAGTGGATCCTTCCCATGATGCCGGCAAGGTGAGAGCAGAGGGTCCTGGACTAAACAAGACAG GAGTGGAGGTGGGCACTCCAACCCACTTCACCATCTACACAAAGGGAGCTGGCAAGGCCAAGCCTGAGGTGCATTTTGCAGCAGCAGGCCCAGGAGAGGCGGTTCGTGACTTTGAGATCATCGATAACCACGATTACTCCTACACTGTCAAGTACACGGCTCTTCAACAG GGTAACATGACAATTTCGGTGACGCACGGTGGAGATCCCATTCCCAAGAGCCCCTTCCACATCACAGTGGCACCACCTCTGGATATAGGGAAGGTGAAAGTGGAGGGATTAGACACCA AAGTGGAGGTTGGAAAGGATCAGGAGTTCTCAGTTAACACAAAGGGAGCTGGTGGGCAGGGCAATGTAGGTGTAAAGATGACCTCACCCTCTGGTCGACCAATCCCATGCAAGCTGGAATCCGACAAAGCCAAAGGCACTCATAGTGTGAAGTATATTCCCCCAGAGGAGGGGCAGTACAAGGTTGATGTCAGCTACGATGGCAACCCAGTGATGGGAAGCCCCTTTGGGGTTGAAGCAGTGATGCCTGCTGATTCTTCAAAG GTGCGAGCCTTTGGCCCTGGCCTGCAGGGAGGCATTGTGGGTAAACCTGCTCCATTCACTATTGACACGAAGGGAGCTGGTGCAGGTGGGCTGGGCCTGACTGTGGAGGGTCCCTGTGAAGCTAAAATTGAGTGTCAGGACAATGGCGACGGAACATGCTCAGTGTCCTACCTGCCCACCGAGCCTGGGGAGTATGCCATCAACATCCTGTTTGCAGAGCAGCACATCCCTGGTTCTCCCTTCAAAGCTGCAGTGCGCCCAGCCTTCGACCCCAGCAAGGCAACGGCCAGTGGTCCGGGTCTCGAGAGGGCCAAGGCAGGCGAACCGGCGACCTTCACTGTGGACTGCACCCGAGCAGGCGACGCAGAGCTCACCATCGAGATCGTGTCAGAGACTGGGGCTAAGGCTGAAGTACACATCCAGAAAACTGCAGAGGGGACCTTCTCTGTGACATACATCCCGCCCTTCCATGGCGCACACACCATCACGATCAAGTATGGTGGCCATGTGATTCCTCACTTTCCCAAGGTCCTGCAGGTTGAGCCCTCTGTGGACACCAGCGGGGTGCATGTCTATGGGCCAGGAGTGGAGCCCAGAG GGGTCCTCAGAGAAGTCACAACCCACTTCATCGTTGATGCCCGCACCCTCAACAAGGTTGGAGGAAATCATGTGAAGGTTCGCATCATCAGCCCCTCCGGCACCAATACTGACAACTTCATCACTGACAAGGGAGACGGCACCTACAGAGTGGAGTACACAGCGTTTGAGGACG GAATACATCTGATTGAGGTGCTGTATGATGATGCCCCTGTACCTAAGAGTCCCTTCAGAGTGTCTGTGGTGGAGGGATGTGATCCTACCCGGGTCCGTGCCTATGGACCAGGTCTGGAAGGAGGAATAACCAACAAGCCCAACTGCTTCACTGTGGAGACCAG GGGTGCTGGTACAGGAGGCCTGGGCCTCACCATTGAGGGAGCCTCAGAGGCAAAAATATCCTGCAAAGACAATAAAGATGGCAGCTGCAGCGTGGAGTATGTCCCCTTCACTCCTGGAGATTATGACGTCAACATTAACTACGGAGGTCACCCAATCCCTGGCAGTCCATTCCGTGTGCCAGTGAAGGACCCTGTGGACCCCAGCAAGGTGAAatgctcaggtccaggtctggGCACTGGAGTGAGAGCCCATGTTCCTCAGACATTCACAGCAGACTGTACCCAGGCTGGTCAGGCCCCACTGGATGTCAAACTCTATGGCCCAACAG GTACTGTGGAGCCGGTTGGTGTAAAGAACAACGGTGATGGCACCCACACAGTTCACTACACCCCTGCTCAGGATGGCCCTTACACTGTAGCTGTCAAATATGCAGATCAGGAAGTCCCACACAG TCCATTCAAGGTAATGTCTCAGCCTGGGCATGACGCCAGTAAGGTACGCGCCAGTGGTCCTGGTCTAGACACCAAAGGTGTGTCTGCAAGCCTGCCTGTTGAGTTTACTATTGATGCCCGTGATGCTGGAGAGGGACTGCTCACTGTGCAGATTCTG GACCCAGAGGGCAAACCAAAGAATGCAACCATCCAGGACAACAGGGACGGCACCTACACCGTGTCATACGTACCTGACTCTACAGGCCCCTACACTATCACCATTAAATATGGCGGAGATGAAATTCCTTACTCCCCATACCGCATCCAGTCCCTGCCCACAGGAGATGCCAGCAAATGTCGCCTCACAG TGTCAATTGGAGGACACGGCATGT CAAGTCTTCAGAAACTACAGACATCTGAGGATACAGTTATCACAGTGGATGCAAAGGCTGCTGGGAAAGGCAAGGTGACCTGCAAGGTGCTGACCCCGCAGGGGATGGAGCTGGACATGGACGTGGTGGAGAATCACGATGGGACCTTTGACATTTACTACACAGCCCCTGAACCTGGGAAGTATGTTATAACCATCCGCTTTGGGGGACAGAACATCCCTAAGAGCCCCTTCCATGTGATG GCCACAAATGAGCCAGTCGCACCCCGTGATACTGTGGATCCTCTCTTCCGTCCTGTTAACTTCCTTGTCCCCTTCACGCCACGGCAAGGAGAAATCACAG GTGAGGTGCGGATGCCTTCTGGCAAGACTGCCCGCCCACATATCACAGATAACAAGGACGGCACCATCACAATCAAGTACCAGCCCACAGAGAGAGGCCTGCACGAGATGGACATCAGATATGAAGGCAATCACATTCCAG GAAGCCCTCTGCAGTTCTATGTGGATGCTGTGAACATTGGAGTGGTGACTGCTTATGGTCCAGGTCTGAGTTACGGCATGGTCAACAAGGCTGCCACTTTCACCGTGGTCACCAAGAACGCAGGAGAAG gtggTCTGTCACTGGCAGTGGAGGGTCCCTCTAAGGCCGAGATCACCTGTAAGGACAACAAAGATGGTACCTGCACTGTGTCTTACCTGCCCACCGCTCCTGGAGACTACAACATCATTGTCAAATTTGACAACAAGCACATTCCTGGCAGTCCCTTTACTGCTAAGATCACTG GGGACGACTCCATAACCAGGACATCCCAGCTGAATGTCGGCACAGCAGCTGACGTGTCCCTGAAGATCACAGAGACTGATCTGAGCTCTCTGACTGCCAGTATCAGAGCTCCATCAGGCAACGAGGAGCCCTGCCTGCTCAAGAGACTGCCCAACAGACACCTCG GTATCTCCTTCACCCCTAAGGAGGTTGGTGAACATGAAGTGAGCGTGAGGAAGAATGGCATGCACGTAGCCAACAGCCCTTTCAAAATCATGGTCGGCCAGTCAGAGATTGGCGAGGCCAGCAGAGTCAAGGCCTTCGGTAAAGGCCTGGTGGAGGCACACACTTTCGAAATGGCTGAATTCTTTGTGGATACAAGGAACGCAG GCTATGGAGGTCTGGCATTGTCAATTGAGGGTCCGAGCAAAGTGGATATCAACTGTGAAGATGTAGAGGATGGGACGTGCAGAGTGACTTACTGTCCAACAGAACCTGGAAGTTACACTGTTAATATCAAATTTGCTGAAAAGCACATCCCAG GAAGTCCTTTCACAGTGAAGGTGACTGGAGAAGGAAGGATCAAGGAGAGTATTACTAGGAAGAGGCAGGCATCTTCTATTGCCTCAGTGGGCAGCACATGTGGCCTTAACCTCAAGATCCCAG GAAACTGGTTCCAGATGGTTTCGGCTCAGGAGAGACTGACCAGGACATTCACCCGAAGCAGCCACACCTACACCCGCACTGAGCGCACAGAGATCAGCAAAACACGTGGTGGAGAGACCAAGAGGGAGGTACGAGTGGAGGAGAGCACCCAGGTGGGCGGAGGAGGGAGCCCATTCAGAGATGTTTTTGGAGACTTTCTAGGCAGAGAGAGCCTCAGCAGCTTCGCTGGCATCACTGCCAGACCTGAGG TTGAGAGCGGAACCCAGTCCATGACAGCTCAGGTGACCAGCCCCAGTGGGAAAACGGTGGATGCTGACATTGTGGATGGAGGGAGCAGCACCTACAGCGTCCGCTTCATCCCACAGGAAATTGGACCCCACACAGTCAACGTCAAATACAGAGGCCAGCACGTCCCTGGAAGCCCCTTCCAGTTTACTGTGGGGCCCATGGGGGAGGGAGGAGCGCACAAGGTCCGTGCTGGAGGACCTGGTCTGGAGAGGGGCGTCGCTGGAGCACCCT CTGAATTCAGTATCTGGACCAGAGAGGCAGGTGCTGGTGGTCTGTCCATTGCTGTAGAGGGTCCTAGCAAGGCCGAAATCTCCTTTGAAGACAGGAAGGATGGTTCTTGCGGAGTCTCCTACATAGTAAAAGAACCAG GTGACTATGAGGTGTCAATCAAGTTCAACAACGAGCACATCCCTGACAGCCCATTCATCGTTCCGATTGCGACACTGTCAGACGAGGCCCGCAGGCTCACTGTCACAAGCCTTCAG GAGAAGGACTTGAAGGTGAACCAAGAGGCATCCTTCATGGTGCAGCGAAATGGGGCTCGAGGTGTGGTAGATGCCAAAGTCCACACCCCCTCTGGCTCTTCTGAGGAATGCTATGTAACTGAGCTTGACAGCG ACAAGAGTGCAATCCGCTTCATCCCACGGGAGAATGGAGTTCACTCCATAGATGTCAAGTTCAATGGATGCCACATTCCTGGAAGCCCCTTTAATGTGCGAGTGGGAGACCCGGGGCTGATTGGAGACCCAGGCATGGTGACTGCACACGGCCCTGGACTACAGGGAGGAACCACAG GTGCACCCTCAGAGTTTGTGGTCAACACCTGTAAAGCAGGCTCAGGCACTCTGTCCGTCAACATCGATGGACCATCCAAGGTTAAGATGGACTGTCGGGAGTGTCCTGAAGGCTACAAGATCACCTACACTCCAATGGCTCCTGGAAACTATCTCATCACCATCAAATACGGCGGGCCACAGCACATCGTGGGCAGCCCTTTCAAAGCTAAAATCACAG GTACGCGGCTGTCAGGGGGACACAGCCTCCATGAGACCTCCTCAGTCTTGGTTGAAACAGTTACCAAGACTTCCAAAGTGGGCGGCGCCTACAGCACCTCATCGTCCACCACCTCAACAAAACTGACGTCCGACGCCAGCAAGGTGGTCTGTCGTGGAACAGGGCTGTCCAAAGCTTTGgtgggacagaaaaacaactttacaGTTGACTGCAGCAAAGCAG GTACCAACATGCTGATGGTGGGCGTGCATGGACCGCATGCTCCCTGCGAGGAGGTGTATGTCAAGCACATGGGCAACAAGCTCTATAACGTCACCTACACTGTCAAGGACAAGGGCAGCTACACCGTCATTGTGAAATGGGGTGACGACAACGTTCCCGGGAGCCCCTACAAAGTGGTTGTACCCTAA